A window of Pirellulales bacterium genomic DNA:
CAATGGGTTCTTGCCGGCGCGGCACCAAGGCGTGACGCTGCGCAGCTCCGGCGCGCCGATCGACGACCTGGTGCCCGCCCGAGCCATCTCCAGCGATCGGGATCGCGCCACGCGCGAAGCGCTCGCGGCCCTGAACGCGCAACACCTGGCCGACCACGCCGGCGACGATGTGCTGGCCGCGCGGCTGCGCAGCTACGAGCTGGCGGCGCGCATGCAAACCGCCGTGCCCGAGGTCGCCGACCTGGCGCAGGAAACCGAGTCCACACGGCAGCTCTACGGGCTCGACCGGGTCGAGTCGGCCGATTTCGGCCGCGGCTGCCTGTTGGCGCGACGGCTGCTCGAACGCGGCGTGCGGTTCGTGCAATTGTTTTCCGGGGGCTCGTTCGGCTCACCGCGGATCAACTGGGACGGACACGAAGACATGCGCGAGAATCACGGCCGCGAGGCGCCGCGCATCGATCGGCCGGTGGCGGGCCTGTTGCGCGACCTGCGGCAGCGCGGGCTGCTCGACGATACGCTGGTGCTGTTCACGACCGAGTTTGGACGAACACCGTTCACGCAATCGGCCGCCGACGTCGTGGGCCTGGGACGCGACCACAACCAATACGGCTTCACCGTCTGGCTGGCCGGGGCGGGCCTGAAGCACGGTATCGCCTACGGCGCCACCGACGACGTCGGCTACAAGGCGATCGAACGGCCCACGTCGTGGCACGACCTGCACGCGACAGTCCTGCACCTGTTGGGCATCGACCACGAGCGCCTGACCTACTACCACAACGGCATCCGCCGGCGGCTGACCAACGTCCACGGCGAGTTGCTCGGAGACATTTTGGCCTAAGCCGCCGGCGCATGCCGGCCACACTCCTACCGGTTCCCCTGAACCGGTCACCCGGAAAAATCGCAATCAGGGCAGCGCGTCGGTTTCGGTCTCGCCGGCAGAGCCGTCGGATACGACGTCCTGTCCGAAGGTGTAAAACAGCCAGTCGAGCTCGTCGCCGCCGGTCAACTGGTCGACCGCGCCGTCGCTCACGACGGTGTCGCCGGCCAGCAGCGTATCGACCAGCAGCGAACCCACGCGATTGGCGTACGTGTCGCCGTTGTTCCACACGCCCGCGGCGCCGTTGAGGAGCCCGTAGTAGTCGGGGGCATATTGGATGATGTCGGGCACGAGCAAGTCTTCGCCCGCGCCGCCGTTGAGGCTATCGGCCCCGCGGTGTCCGACGAGCACGTCGTTGCCGGCTTCGCCGAAAATAGCGTCGCCGAGGTCCGTCCCTTGTGTACCGCCGACGAGCAGGTCGTTGCCCGTGCCGCCGAACAAGCTGTCGGCACGCTGCCCGCCGTAGAGGGCATCGTCGCCGCCGCCGCCATAGAGCACCACGCGGCGTTGCGTGACGAGTTCGGCGTCGATCACGTCGAGGCCGTCGTTGCCGTAGGCGATGATCTTGCCGTTGATGCCGTTGAGCGAGACCACCGAGAAGTTCAACGCCCCGTTCTCGAACTGCGTGACCATCGTCACGCGTTGAGCCGAGTTGAAGAAGAACACCGCGTC
This region includes:
- a CDS encoding DUF1501 domain-containing protein is translated as MSINGMDCSRREFLAFARWGVGSIAAAALLAADGRPARARVPGEASDPPPHHPPKAQRVVHICLCGAMSHLDTFDHKPLLNRLHGQPLPGNEQPDVFFGQVGLLRRPEWEFRQRGDSGLWVSELFPELAQVADELTVIHSMVAETSNHTPATFQENTGFRLNGFPTMGAWLSYGLGTESDDLPAYVVVPDARGYPAGGSINWSNGFLPARHQGVTLRSSGAPIDDLVPARAISSDRDRATREALAALNAQHLADHAGDDVLAARLRSYELAARMQTAVPEVADLAQETESTRQLYGLDRVESADFGRGCLLARRLLERGVRFVQLFSGGSFGSPRINWDGHEDMRENHGREAPRIDRPVAGLLRDLRQRGLLDDTLVLFTTEFGRTPFTQSAADVVGLGRDHNQYGFTVWLAGAGLKHGIAYGATDDVGYKAIERPTSWHDLHATVLHLLGIDHERLTYYHNGIRRRLTNVHGELLGDILA